A stretch of DNA from Papaver somniferum cultivar HN1 unplaced genomic scaffold, ASM357369v1 unplaced-scaffold_79, whole genome shotgun sequence:
CATTGGAAGGATGTTAAAGCTCTGTCGATTCTTTCACCTATATTGGCATCACCTTCTCTTTTATTAAACCATGTAAATGACGCACCTTCGTACCCCGCATCTTGAAGCCCCAAGAATATACTGTCCGAAGTAAGAAAGATTTGCTACTTGAACTAGTTTTATTTTCACCTTGTTTTCAATTTGGATCTAGGATAACATTTAAGTCACCTATTAGTAACCAAAATTTGTTGACATATTGTCCGAATTTAGTTAAAGTGATTGTATGTTGAATGGATAGGTCGTAAATCGATGTTGTGTCTAGTCCAATCTTGTCAATTTCCGCATAGAGCTGGTTGGAATTTTGGTTTCGTATATGGGGTGTAACGAGTTTCTTGATATTGACGAGGCAATCAATTTGTTTAGAAATTCAGTTTTGTACAATGATCGAGACGAATTTCTTAATCTCTACGGGACAAGATTTGATTGAAAAATTTTCATAGATGGTCGATCTCCCACCGATATATGAGATGGTTTAATGTATGAATATTtagtgaaaaaaatcaaattcaacccctAAGTGAGATCTGGCCGACATTTCACTAAGCCCTCATTTTCAGCATAATTTGCGTTCAGTCCATCCATTATTTAGCTTTTAGTGCACCTTAAATTAAGCTAGGCCTTCATTATTTAGGAAAAaaaatgttttgaggcatactcatttttcTTTTTGAGGCATAGTGATTCATTATCCCATCTAAGGGGTTTCTAAAGGGTAGTGAAATTACCTACATATCCTTAAACGATTTGAATTACTAAACTTCCTTTACCTTTAAATACTTAAATAACCGTTAAACTTAAACATTTTGGACTCGAATTCAATCAAAGAAGTAACCAAGCAAAGGACGCACAAATCAAAGTGAATGACGTTGTAGTGCGAAATCCAACTCTCGGTTGCTCTTTGATGTATATCAGAAGTTATTTGTAACAAACTCATCTTATTTTTGactgattttgttttgtttgatcAATATAATaggatttcaaagatgaaattagggtttacatacaGTAGAAGAAAACTTGGCTTTAACCAcaatttaaagttttttttttattggttttagtTTGGTCCTACAACATTTTTTAACGACGGATATTGGATGAAGTTTAGCGGCCCTCTCTAGTTTCCACCATTTGATCTTTGTAAGGATCGTACTCGAATTTCAAAAGTACACACTACTTACGGGGAATGCTGATTTTACACCCTACTTACGAAGAAAGATGATTTGTTGTCAAGTAGGATGGCAATAAAATATTATCCAAGTCCCTGATGCacgttgatttcttcttttttttttcttttctaccgAATGAACAGGCTACGATCTTTTCAGCCACATGCTCCAAGGATgcctttctttccttttttttacgCTGTTTAGTATCCAACGGATAATTCTATTTCATAGTTGCCTTGAAAATGCTCCAAGCGCCCATAACTACCTTAAAAAAAACTCAAACAGAGTTATCGCAAACAATGTTCCagaaatatcaaaactctaagaAGGAGTTACATGAATATTCTAAACATTGGTAAATAACTGTTAAAAAAGCCGAAGAAGTGTTATAGGATGATGCAATCAAGAAGCTTGAAGTAATTTATAGGGAAAGTAAGATTATTGAATAGCTTAATTAATGAATACTTTCTCACCATTGAAATATATCTAATTAAAAACTAACGGAACAAGACTTGAAAAAGCAAGATATATGAGGGAAGCTTGAGATTCCTCTCTTGCAAAGTCAAAAGAGCAAATATTTTTGGCTCAATATTGTATTATATTTGCATAATATCTTAATGTATTTTCAGTTTGTGTACAATACTATATTAATTATGAAAATATATGAGTCTTACGCGTTAAAAATACAATCCTGGAAACATAttaaaatgatttttatttttttaaatgtgGATAAATATTCATAAGAGGATGAAACTGGAACGATGTTTGGATGAAAAACATACATACCCTTATTGAGTAAACAACTTTGAGAAGTTAATTTAATCTTATATATGTGCATTTTTTTATCCTTAATTGAAAAAGTTGTTGATACACAATACTTCATGATATACAAATAATGATGGCATTAATATCGGTCGAGCTTTACATGTGTTCTTTCTAATATCCGGATGGTGGGTGTTTTTAATTGGGTTGATGGTGTGATAGACTTAGAGTGGATATGAAACTGAAAAagggtttttttttctgaaacataAAAATTAAAGGAATATATAGGAAAAATATTCATACGTGATAAGTAAATGTATTAGCTTTTGGATGCGCCTTTTCTTCACACTCTCATATGTTATCAATGTTAAAGATTCTTGTCGTGATACGACTAAAATATTATCTTTTTTGTGTTATAATAAAGATAATGATAATTTTGGatttgttatatctttgtttgtTACACTGTTTTTTGTAGCAATGGGTGAATAATATATAGTTATCCAAGCTGGTTCATTATCGGAAGTCAAAAAAGTTGGTTGAGTCTTATGTCGAAGAAGCTTGGTATTACTGTTTGCATCTTCGCTAAGGGTGGTGATGGTTTGACAACCTTCGAATTGAAGCTCAAAAGAATTACATAGTAACAATAATGATATTTTTTAATGCTTTTAACAATAATTATGTTTCAAGAATTTTAACTCCAGACTCCAACCGCCCACCTCTCTCAAGATCATCAATTAACAAATTTTAGATGCAGGAATAAGAATTCGAAATTAAATCTACTAGTAAAACTAAAATCTAAACATCAGCAATCATCTACTTTGCCATGTGATGATGTGGAAAAAAAAGGATCGATGAGTAATCGAAAGTAAAAccctaaaaaggaaaaaaacctaCTAGCTATTATGGATATTAATGAAAGAACCCGTGGAGTTTACCAATAATTAACTCTAGTATCCTCTGTAAAATTGGAAATTATTATCCATGGTAATGATGGTAAACCTCTCTGATGTGCCTGGAAAGTTCATCCATGTTctcctttttttgttgttgattttgctGAATTAACGccacaaaaacaaaaacatattcaAAATATTGAACAATTAATATGCTACTTACAAGAATTAAATCACAACATATCTCAAATTAATACCTGTTGGAATTCTCCCCCTTTGCTAGAGGGTGCCAGACTTTGTACAATTTAGATATTAATAAATTATCGCATGCAAAATAAGAAATTTTGTCCCATTCATCAGCAGAAATTTCAGGTCCAACAGATTCGTCGCTGCTCGAAGAGCTTGAGTTCCTATTGGGGTAATCTTTCTTACTCTCATCTAAACAAGTGTATGTTTCGTTGGAAGGTTTGGAATATGCCATTGTTGTTAtctctccaaaaaaaaaacaacaacaacaactaggTATTCTCTCAATCCCAGAATTGCTTTGATCTCTTAATGATTTTGCTAGCTGTGTTCACCAACCGAATTACTTTAAACTATATATGCATAGTGTTAACTCTGCATGCATAAGTTACTTGAGAAACAAAAtgagaaagtttttttttcaacTGAAGTCTTATTCTAACACATTTTTCTTTTTAACTGAAAGAAATAATTTGCTTAACGTCAAGTGAGAAGGTTaactaaacaaaagttttaattaGTAATAAAAATATTTTGTAACTATCAAGACGGTCAACTGCATCCTCGAGACTCAAACTGATCTAGTTTCAAAATTTTTGGGATTCAAATGCGACACTGGTTATAAAACTGAGCCCAAGTCTAAATATTCCTATTTTTTCCCCTTTGTTCGCATCAAGTCTTCATAAAAGTAGAACCGTCTTATGAAGTACCCTAAAAATATGACAACAATATGATTCATTTCAATAACAACAGAAATCCTTatctcaaaaccaaaataaagctAAATTTTCAGATAAAATTAGACCTTCATTTTCAACCTATATTATCAAGCTAGTTGTTATGCTTAGTAGAGTCATCTAGTCTAGGTCGTCAAAAATGGACCCATGCTATAATTGCTTTTGTAAAAGTTTAAACATATATCAAGATTATAGATTTGAGTTTTCTTTATATAAGGATTTAGGTACAATAAAGTGTTCGTATGTAAAAGTATTAGTCAAAAATCTATGTTGTGCTCCAATAAATATAGTTAATTTTGGCCAAAATCTCATCGAGACTACCGAAATTCCACTGAGATGCATGGTGAAAAAATATCAAACTCAAGCCTAAAAAAATGGTATTGTTTCTTTACACGTATAACAGTTTCACATATGTAAAGCGTGCGAAATACTTAGTATGGACGAgtataaaatttaaaaataaagacTATGAAATCTTACCATGGATGATAAAATTATCTCAATGTCTTGGTCCCAACCATGACTAGCTTCTAGTGTTAACGGATGGCCACAAAGAAAAGTTTAGCAACAGCAGAAAAGCTTCCCTTTGATAGGGATGAAATCAACATACTTGGAGGGCCGGAGGGATTAAACCAACCAAACATTGCTAATTTCTTATTTGACAAAATAGTCAAATACACACATTGATGAATTTTTTCCCCAAATAGATTTTCAACGTTGCTAATTTCTTATCTAATTTAAGatattcttttttgttttatCTCGATATCCTTCCCGGTAAACAAATATGCATTTGAAAGTGTTATTTCGGGATAAAATATGCATCGCCACCAAATGAATTTTCTGATGGATGCCGACAAATAGCTGGTGGAAAAACCAGGTCCGAAAATGCAAAATAGAGCACCGACACTAACACCGACACTCATGAATAATAATAGACCGTCAACCAAATAATTTGAAGAGAGGAGGGTATTTTTGAAAATAGAGAGAGTTGTTAGGGGTAATTTGAAGAGATGAGATCTGATTCGAAGTGAGCACCGACAAGTGACAGCTAGCTGTTTTTATTTTACAAGGAAGaacaaaggaggaagaagaaggaaggaAACTCCAATCTCCATCCATTCCAGCAGTCCAGTGCAGAGAGAAATGATTAGGAAATTGTAGACTCTCTTCTGTCTTgtaatcagaagaagaagaagaagtgagttATGGCGGCAAATGCGGGAATGATTGCTGGTTCTCATAACCGGAATGAGTTCGTTGTCATTCCAAATGAAGCCGGAGCCGGAGGAGATCATGTTTGTATTCttacatttattattattattattatcttcttgtcATTTCCGATAGATCCCTGATTCTGTTGTTACTTGGTGATGATGATGGTTGAAATTGAGATATGAAATGAATCACTGACACTAGAATTTTACTTCcaacatattattattattattattattattattattcaattcACTGCCAATTACaggtttttgaatttgattttgcaTTACTAGGGCATTTTGCCCATATCTATAATTCAATTTTAGTTTACACACTTTCAATACGTTTACTGTCTGTGTTTTCAAGTTTGCTTCAGATTCCAATGATAATTCTATTTTCCTTAGGAATACTAGACTAGACTAGACTAGAAAGTGAAAAAGCCAACAATTTTGACTAGAGTCTCCCATTTCTGACTAAAACTTAATTCTCACTATCCTTCATTTATTCATCAACAAGTATTGCGCTGTCAAATCCATCTCGAGATCTACTACTTGTTAGCTTACCTGGCTCTAGTTTTTGTAAATCTTGATTTTTAGGCTTGTACAAACAGATTACCACTTTGTTTTTGAATAGTTTCTGCATCGTCTTATTGAATCTTTCATGTATGATGTTAACGCAGGAGAAGCCAATGAAGAGTGCTGGTCAAGTGTGTCAGATCTGCGGAGACACCGTCGGGGTTAACGACAAAGGTGATGTCTTTGTGGCTTGTAATGAGTGTGCATTCCCCGTTTGTCGGCCTTGTTATGAGTACGAGAGAAGAGAGGGGAATCGCTCTTGTCCCCAGTGCAAGACTAGATACAAGAGACTCAAAGGTTTGCTGCTATTTTGACTGCTCTGATATGATTAACTATTCGCTTAATGTTTCTTGTGCATATTTGCCATCCAAACTTTTGTTTAGGTTTTTTGTCATTATCCGCCTAATAAATAAACATGTCAGGGAGTCCAAGGGTTGAGGGagatgatgaagaggatgatatCGATGACCTTGAGAATGAGTTCGCAAGGAGGCGGTGGCAACAAGAAGATGTTGACCTTTCTTCATCACATGAGTCACAACTCCCTATCCCACGTCTTACTAATGGTCGCCAGGTAACTCAAAGTTGACGCTTGTATACTTTTAGGAAAGGGCTTTGTTTACTGTCTCAGGTAGTATGTATCTAAAACAATTTTTTCTTGGCTCTTAGTGCACCTATACACAGGGTTTTGTTGTTCTCTTAGTTCCTACTTATATATGATCTTTTTCTACTTGCTTTTGTGCTTCTGCAATTACATTTTGGTTATACATGTTCGAGTCGGATTAGCATTATCATTTACATATCTGAATACAAATATTTCAGGTATCTGGAGAAATGCCTGCAACACCAGATAGCCAGTCAGTGCGAACCACACAATCAGGTCCCCTGGGAGGTGAAAAGCGTGTTCATTCTCTTCCTTATCTAGACCCAAGTAGACCAGGTAATGCTGAATGTTTTGTCTTCTATTGATATTTTTTGAACTAGTTCTGCTTAGAATCAGTAATAACAACAATTTTTATTCGTCATTTGTGCCATACCAGTTCCAGTGAGAATTGTGGACCCCTCAAAGGACTTGAATTCCTATGGACTTGGAAATGTTGATTGGAAAGAAAGAGTTGAGGGATGGAAACTCAAACAGGAGAAAAGTATGACGCAAATGACCAATAGATATCCCGACGGAAAGGGGGACATGGAAGGAACTGGTTCAAATGGAGAAGCTCTACCAATGTATAAGCACTTGCTTGTCCAAGATAATTTGAACTTTGCTTATTCTCATGGTGTCTCAATTCTCAaatatttattgctttgtttgTGTTATCTACTGCAGGGCTGGTGATCCTCGTCAACCTATGAGCCGAATTGTGCCTATATCTTCTTCTCACTTGACACCTTACCGCATTGTCATCATACTTCGGCTTATTATCCTGGGTTTCTTCTTGCAATACCGTGTTTCCCACCCTGTTAACGAGGCTTATGGGCTATGGTTAACGTCAGTTATTTGTGAGATCTGGTTTGCCTTGTCTTGGCTTCTTGATCAATTTCCAAAATGGTATCCTATCAACCGTGAGACTTATCTTGACCGACTCGCTATAAGGTTTGCTACCTCCACATTTTCGTTCCTTAGTAGCTTATAGAGTATAGTTTGTAATGCCTTCTTGTAAACAGATTTGATCGACCAGGGGAGCCTTCACAGTTAGCTCCAGTAGATATCTTTGTCAGTACGGTGGATCCTCTCAAAGAGCCTCCTCTAGTGACAGCTAATACAGTGTTATCTATTCTTGCCGTGGATTATCCCGTTGACAAAATATCTTGCTACGTTTCGGATGATGGGTCTGCAATGTTGACCTTTGAATCCCTTTCCGAGACCTCAGAGTTTGCAAGAAAGTGGGTTCCTTTCTGCAAGAAGCACAATATTGAACCTAGGGCTCCTGAATTCTACTTTCAACAGAAGATAGATTATTTGAAGGACAAGATAGTACCTTCTTTTGTAAAAGAGAGGAGAGCAATGAAGGTAATCTAATTGACCTTAGGGTAAAACCAATCATTTCGTTTAGCTGGCGATTAACTACTAATACCAATACTAATATGAAGGAATGGTTTCTTTTTTCAGAGGGAATACGAGGAATTCAAGGTTAGGATAAACGCCCTAGTGGCGAAGGCACAGAAAATGCCAGAAGAAGGTTGGACGATGCAGGATGGAACTCCCTGGCCTGGAAATAACCCTAGGGATCATCCTGGCATGATCCAGGTATCATAACTCTTCTTTATACCCTGATATCAGTACATAAGTTATCTTCAGTTTGCATGTTTCTCCTTTATTCTTCATTGAGCATTTTCCTTTGCTATTTTCTTGGAAATTAGGTGTTCTTAGGACACAGTGGAGGGCTTGATACAGATGGAAACGAGCTACCTCGACTTGTGTATGTTTCTCGTGAAAAACGGCCAGGTTTCCAACATCACAAGAAAGCCGGTGCAATGAATGCTTTGGTTCGTGGTGCTTAAATCTTTTTTCATCATAGGTCTTGTAATCCTATTAATCATATTTATGCAGGATCACTGACATGTTTGTCTCTTTGTCTCCTGTTTAACAGATTCGAGTGTCAGCTGTTCTTACCAACGGTGCCTATCTTCTGAATGTCGATTGTGATCACTACTTCAATAACAGTCAAGCTGTAAGAGAGGCCATGTGTTTCATGATGGACCCTGCATATGGAAAGAGAACCTGTTATATCCAATTCCCACAGAGATTTGACGGCATTGATCTTCACGATCGATATGCCAATCGCAACATTGTCTTCTTTGATGTATGTATCTCATATTCTTCGTTTTTCAAGTCAAAAAGATCTATCCTTTTATGTGCATCAACGCTCATTGTTTTCATTCTGTGAAGATCAATTTGAAAGCGTTGGATGGCGTCCAAGGTCCAGTTTATGTGGGAACAGGATGTTGTTTTAACAGACAAGCTCTATATGGTTATGATCCAGTCCTGAGTGAAGCTGACTTGGAGCCTAATATTATTGTAAAGAGTTGCTGTGGATCAAGAAAGAAGGGGAGAAAAGCGAACAAGAAGTACAGTGATAAAAACCGAGGAATGAAACGAACTGAATCTAATGTTCCTATTTTCAACATGGAAGACATTGACGAAGGTGTGGAAGGTAAGCTTGTCAAAAACGCATGGATGTCTTCTTCCTTTGTAATTAGTATCTATCACAGCAGTTGACTCCTTCCAAATCATAGATAGGGTCCAGTCTCCAGCACCTGAATAATTTTCTGCCAGAGCCATGTCAAATTTTCGGAGGAATTTGTTCTATTCATGAATGCAGATTCTAACATATaaaattgctttttttttttttttcctttataagCTCTTCATTTATGGGTTTGTTATTAAGCATTCTCTTTATCTGTCCCCTTGCTGTAAatgtatttttagtatgaatCCTTATGGCAAAGCTAACATGTTTTCTTTGCTGTTACTTTGTTCAGGCTACGAAGAGGAAAAGTCACTAATTATGTCTCAGAAGAGGTTAGAGAAGCGATTTGGTCAATCCCCAGTTTTTATTTCATCTACATTCATGGAGCAAGGAGGGTTACCACAGTCAACCAATCCTGCATCTCTTCTGAAGGAAGCCATTCATGTCATTAGCTGTGGGTACGAGGATAAGTCCGAATGGGGTAAAGAGGTGAGCTCAAAAGGGCTATTCAAATGACATCTTTTCTGGGATTTGTATTTTTTGACAAACTTTAACTGGGCTTCTTTCTTTTCTGCAACCAGATTGGTTGGATTTATGGGTCTGTGACAGAAGATATTCTAACAGGATTCAAAATGCATGCTAGAGGATGGATATCTGTTTATTGCATGCCTCCTCGTCCTGCATTTAAAGGATCCGCTCCGATCAATCTTTCAGATCGTCTGAATCAAGTTCTTCGATGGGCCTTGGGTTCCGTTGAAATTCTTCTGAGTAGGCATTGCCCTATTTGGTATGGTTACAGTGGAAGATTGAGGGTGTTAGAAAGACTAGCATACATAAATACCATTGTTTACCCTCTCACCTCACTTCCTCTACTTGCATACTGTATACTGCCTGCCATTTGTCTTCTTACCGGGAAATTTATCATCCCCGAGGTCAGCTAAGTTTCATCATACCCACAGTTTATGCTTTGGTTTTATCATTTCCCAGTTTCCTCTACTGTTTACTTGGATGTGTATATTTATATGGACTTCAATTAAACTATGTGCAGATAAGCAACTACGCTGGTATCTGGTTTATTCTACTCTTTCTTTCCATTGCTGTAACTGGAATCCTGGAGCTTCGGTGGAGTGGGGTCGGGATTGATGACTGGTGGAGAAATGAGCAGTTTTGGGTCATTGGTGGCACATCTGCACATCTTTTTGCCGTCTTCCAAGGTCTGTTGAAGGTTCTTGGCGGTATTGATACCAACTTCACTGTCACGTCCAAGGCAACCGATGACGAAGGGGATTTTGCAGAGCTTTACCTTTTCAAATGGACTGCACTTCTCATCCCTCCAACTACTGTCCTCATTGTGAACATGGTGGGTATAGTTGCAGGTGTTTCGTACGCGATAAACAGCGGGTACCAATCATGGGGTCCACTCTTTGGAAAGCTGTTTTTCGCCATATGGGTCATTCTCCATCTGTATCCTTTCTTGAAAGGTTTGTTAGGTCGGCAGAATCGTACCCCAACCATTGTCATTGTCTGGTCAATTCTTCTGGCTTCCATCTTCTCGTTGCTGTGGGTTCGTATTGATCCTTTCACTTCTGCTGCCACGAAAGCTGCTGAAAGAGGTCAGCAGTGCGGCATCAACTGTTAAATTTCTTGAGGAATCCATTTTTTTGTCTCCCTGTTATATTTTTTCTACTCACCCTTGTGTAAATAATAAAGGTATGTCAAAATCTGCATGTCAGGGTTAAAGTAATTTATGGTACAAATGTTTTGTATCTGAGGGAGAAATGGGGTGAGGATAGTATCGTAGGAAGTcctgtttttctttttatttctttgttgTGTATTTCTCTACTCCTAGTCTGATGTGGAATCCTTTAGAATTTAGGTAGGGCATCCATTGGAGTAAGAGtttagttttgttcttcttctcgtgTTTATAGTTTGTATTTGTTAAAAGTGATTATTATAAACAAAGGAAATGGGTTAGATGATGGGACTATCAAAGGATACTCGATTATTTTAATAAATCTATAATTCAAATCTATTCAGTTaacttaatactccctccgtcaccTAGtccaagtttgcacaattttagtccaagtttgcacaatttttaagacaaacaAGTGGAAAAAGTATTTTTAATCACTTTTTACAGTTATATCCTTATAGATAATAAATAGTgaatttttgaaatgatttattttTCAAACTACATAACAGACgttaaaaaatattttaaaacaccATATagtgaatataaacatgactattaaattatgcatatttcttataatcaattaaaagaataattttagaaatatctcattgtttagtgatatagatcacttaatagtgggacaaaatctaaaagtaaatatgtcacttattagtgggacggagggagtatgtaattgagaatcaatttttttttccttgaaagtgTTTACATAGTGCTctgtctgtagttgcaggaaatcccacaactacacccctaTAAGAATCTAGAcgataatctaagaaatcatgaTGGAAATCACATAATCATTCATTAAGATCTTGAAATTGGGTACAAGataataagaaaatcctaacttgctctccaaataaactctcTCTCTTAAATTCCTTGTCCACcactctaaaaagatctctccctttacaCGGTTGATGTACCCTTTATATagggtattacatagtggatgacaaccgATGCATAATGGGATACAACTAATaaatcccctattttcggaaatACTGTGCGCCATTATCGCACATTCACATAGATTATTCTCGCACACGCTCTTGACTTCGCAcggttcttcacactttactcgtgactgtgCTGACATCATTTGATACGTCATTTTAGTTTAATCATGAGCGATTCCCTTCGCTCATATTAGATCATCATTATATCA
This window harbors:
- the LOC113344706 gene encoding cellulose synthase A catalytic subunit 1 [UDP-forming]-like, translated to MAANAGMIAGSHNRNEFVVIPNEAGAGGDHEKPMKSAGQVCQICGDTVGVNDKGDVFVACNECAFPVCRPCYEYERREGNRSCPQCKTRYKRLKGSPRVEGDDEEDDIDDLENEFARRRWQQEDVDLSSSHESQLPIPRLTNGRQVSGEMPATPDSQSVRTTQSGPLGGEKRVHSLPYLDPSRPVPVRIVDPSKDLNSYGLGNVDWKERVEGWKLKQEKSMTQMTNRYPDGKGDMEGTGSNGEALPMAGDPRQPMSRIVPISSSHLTPYRIVIILRLIILGFFLQYRVSHPVNEAYGLWLTSVICEIWFALSWLLDQFPKWYPINRETYLDRLAIRFDRPGEPSQLAPVDIFVSTVDPLKEPPLVTANTVLSILAVDYPVDKISCYVSDDGSAMLTFESLSETSEFARKWVPFCKKHNIEPRAPEFYFQQKIDYLKDKIVPSFVKERRAMKREYEEFKVRINALVAKAQKMPEEGWTMQDGTPWPGNNPRDHPGMIQVFLGHSGGLDTDGNELPRLVYVSREKRPGFQHHKKAGAMNALIRVSAVLTNGAYLLNVDCDHYFNNSQAVREAMCFMMDPAYGKRTCYIQFPQRFDGIDLHDRYANRNIVFFDINLKALDGVQGPVYVGTGCCFNRQALYGYDPVLSEADLEPNIIVKSCCGSRKKGRKANKKYSDKNRGMKRTESNVPIFNMEDIDEGVEGYEEEKSLIMSQKRLEKRFGQSPVFISSTFMEQGGLPQSTNPASLLKEAIHVISCGYEDKSEWGKEIGWIYGSVTEDILTGFKMHARGWISVYCMPPRPAFKGSAPINLSDRLNQVLRWALGSVEILLSRHCPIWYGYSGRLRVLERLAYINTIVYPLTSLPLLAYCILPAICLLTGKFIIPEISNYAGIWFILLFLSIAVTGILELRWSGVGIDDWWRNEQFWVIGGTSAHLFAVFQGLLKVLGGIDTNFTVTSKATDDEGDFAELYLFKWTALLIPPTTVLIVNMVGIVAGVSYAINSGYQSWGPLFGKLFFAIWVILHLYPFLKGLLGRQNRTPTIVIVWSILLASIFSLLWVRIDPFTSAATKAAERGQQCGINC